One region of Leishmania panamensis strain MHOM/PA/94/PSC-1 chromosome 28 sequence genomic DNA includes:
- a CDS encoding DNA repair protein-like protein (TriTrypDB/GeneDB-style sysID: LpmP.28.1940): MPKGTPFDFSAAATGPVPSTALADLGSGGQPLRERLSIYQTPHSPELALPAVVATAQRVILQEAGREGLSLSPGALKSQGALSSSLSSSSSSSGDGDDEDEESGNEWSDEQEAEVRGADDHLELVRFLEALQSVKFDTLPCAAVPATMRTRAELRPFQLQALYWLLSREQPQLYRAHVAATDTDALIMKKGEMGSFESGADSCGDKEAGVTYITSSRGGGGAAEWGVHFKTESLCMTSPASGALVTASCPSSAGVATRTPDSGSEGDVSMTIGGQEMTRTVRGGVFADYMGLGKTRTLIALCEATRVPRIDRVTGSLVESAATLIVCPTSLLTQWVREIHRCVERPATAPLRILLYYGARPRRLSLFQVAQSYDYVLTTYQTLCHKQPPASRFESTYASGGASPTMSADISGVDDAVAGSSLPANVDDYDVDRRLQTEVDKLFMIRWARIILDEAHYIRNMRTHQSRACLKLSGVCRWVVTATPVQNSLNDLYPLLRFLAVPHFSSLAWWNNEIVRYYNLDPHHPRPVTALSILFGSILLRRTPDSIVNGKPILELPPKRMITHTVGLSREETRFYQSIHAKATAKLNELRDREAYAARTPLATFTTAFEMLVRCRQTCLHPYIVVAALRRCHRLLGSEARRGATASLDEIHRASATANRASSEVARRQREDEQTTRAIDEFIQAVVLRRLRGVKAREFVQSLVEEIKDRKLESRECIICLDTVNRPAILPCAHVFCEECITHALQATRRCPLCKRNSRPSELLLVPVEILGPTAQQLQTSAGGGDDRVSATEPAPEVPLNLDLTDMSNWGLQLSSKTQYLIDKIRSLPADDKVVVFSTFLTYLRCAQHWLQAAGVSCAVYTGSMTMKQKHSLLELFHDATQPASPRVLLATTSSCGVGLNLTCANHCFLMEPSWNPGTEEQALNRIHRIGQTKPVTITKLIADGTIEQNISQLCERKRALSGYCFSNGVAGAPAAGGGGGGAGRLRTADLLELFAPEMSSESSDDNSHDDASEEDDEE, encoded by the coding sequence ATGCCCAAGGGCACGCCGTTTGATTTCAGCGCGGCTGCCACTGGACCAGTGCCGTCCACGGCTCTCGCCGACTTGGGAAGCGGAGGTCAGCCGCTGCGTGAGCGCTTGTCTATCTACCAAACACCGCACTCGCCTGAGCTGGCGCTGCCTGCCGTTGTCGCCACGGCACAACGTGTAATTCTGCAGGAGGCTGGCAGGGaaggcctctctctctctcctggaGCTCTAAAAAGCCAGGGagctctttcttcttctttgtcttcctcttcgtcttcctctggcgacggcgatgatgaggacgaggagagcggGAACGAGTGGAGCGAcgagcaggaggcggaggtgcgcgGCGCGGATGACCACCTCGAACTTGTCCGCTTTCTGGAAGCACTGCAGTCTGTGAAGTTCGACACGCTTCCCTGTGCCGCCGTTCCAGCCACGATGCGGACACGCGCGGAGCTCCGTCCCTttcagctgcaggcgctctACTGGCTGCTGTCGCgtgagcagccgcagcttTATCGCGCGCACGTGGCGGCCACGGACACCGATGCGCTTATcatgaagaagggggagatggGCTCTTTTGAAAGCGGCGCTGACAGCTGCGGGGATAAGGAGGCCGGCGTGACTTACATTACCAGCAgtcgtggtggaggcggagccgCGGAATGGGGAGTTCACTTCAAGACAGAGAGCTTGTGCATGACATCGCCTGCCTCTGGTGCTCTGGTGACTGCATCTTGCCCTTCTTCTGCCGGCGTTGCCACTCGCACCCCCGACAGCGGCTCAGAGGGCGATGTCAGCATGACCATCGGAGGGCAGGAGATGACGCGCACTGTACGTGGCGGCGTGTTTGCGGACTACATGGGTCTTGgaaagacacgcacactgaTTGCGCTGTGCGAGGCAACGCGGGTGCCACGGATTGATCGCGTGACCGGTTCCTTGGTCGAgtcggcagcgacgctcaTTGTTTGTCCGACTTCCCTTCTCACACAGTGGGTGCGTGAGATACATCGTTGCGTGGAGCGGcctgccactgcgccgctgcgcattCTCCTCTACTACGGAGCCCGTCCACGCCGCCTCAGTCTCTTCCAGGTGGCGCAGTCCTACGACTACGTCTTGACCACGTACCAGACGCTCTGTCACAAGCAGCCACCCGCCTCTCGCTTTGAGTCGACGTATGCCAGCGGAGGGGCCTCTCCGACGATGTCAGCTGACATTTCTGGCGTAGACGATGCCGTTGCAGGCTCGTCTTTGCCCGCGAACGTGGATGATTACGATGTCGACCGGCGGCTGCAGACAGAGGTGGATAAGTTGTTCATGATCCGCTGGGCCCGCATCATCCTCGACGAAGCTCACTACATCCGCAACATGCGCACACATCAGAGTCGCGCGTGCCTCAAGCTGAGTGGCGTCTGTCGGTGGGTCGTGACGGCGACACCAGTGCAGAACAGCCTCAACGACCTCTACCCTCTCCTCCGATTCCTCGCCGTGCCGCACTTCAGCTCGCTTGCGTGGTGGAACAACGAAATTGTGCGCTACTACAACCTCGACCCGCATCATCCACGCCCCGTCACGGCGCTCAGTATCCTGTTCGGCTCTATCTTGCTTCGCCGCACGCCGGACTCGATCGTGAATGGGAAGCCCATACTGGAGCTTCCGCCAAAACGGATGATAACCCACACCGTGGGGTTGTCACGCGAGGAGACGCGCTTCTATCAATCGATCCATGCCAAGGCAACGGCGAAGCTAAACGAGCTGCGCGACCGCGAGGCGTACGCGGCTCGCACACCGCTGGCCACCTTTACGACAGCCTTTGAAATGCTCGTGCGCTGCCGGCAAACGTGCCTGCATCCGTACATCGTGGTGGCGGCTCTCCGCCGGTGCCACCGACTGTTGGGCTCAGAGGCCCGccgtggcgccaccgcttcgcTGGACGAGATCCATCGCGCTTCTGCAACCGCCAACCGTGCGAGCAGTGAGGTGGCGCGGCGTCAGCGAGAAGATGAGCAGACGACGCGCGCCATCGATGAGTTTATTCAGGCGGTAGTCCTTCGCCGGCTGCGCGGCGTCAAAGCTAGGGAATTTGTCCAGTCCCTCGTGGAGGAGATCAAGGACCGGAAGTTGGAGTCGCGTGAGTGCATCATCTGTCTCGACACGGTGAACCGTCCTGCTATTTTGCCATGTGCGCACGTCTTCTGCGAGGAGTGCATCACGCACGCCTTGCAGGCAACGCGACGATGCCCGCTGTGCAAGCGCAACTCAAGGCCgtcggagctgctgctggtccCGGTGGAGATTTTAGGCcccacggcgcagcagctgcagacgtctgcaggcggaggagatgaCAGGGTGAGTGCAACTGAACCGGCACCGGAAGTGCCTCTGAATTTGGATCTAACGGACATGAGCAACTGGGGCCTGCAGCTGAGTTCAAAGACGCAGTACCTGATCGACAAGATCCGTTCTCTGCCAGCGGATGACAAGGTGGTCGTGTTCAGTACCTTCCTGACGTACCTTCGCTGCGCGCAGCACTGGCTGCAGGCGGCTGGGGTGTCGTGCGCAGTTTACACTGGGTCGATGACGATGAAGCAAAAACACTCCTTGCTGGAGCTTTTTCACGACGCGACTCAGCCAGCGTCGCCGCGCGTCCTTCTTGCCACAACAAGCAGCTGTGGTGTGGGGCTGAACCTGACCTGTGCCAACCACTGCTTCCTGATGGAGCCGTCCTGGAACCCTGgcacggaggagcaggcgctcAACCGAATCCATCGCATTGGCCAAACAAAACCAGTCACCATCACGAAGCTCATCGCTGATGGGACGATTGAGCAGAACATCAGCCAACTGTGTGAGCGGAAGCGCGCGTTGAGCGGGTACTGCTTCAGCAATGGTGTGGCAGGTgcgcccgctgctggcggcggcggcggtggggccgGGCGACTGCGCACGGCCGATTTGTTGGAGCTGTTCGCGCCGGAGATGTCGAGTGAGAGCAGCGATGATAACAGTCATGACGACGCCAGTGaagaggatgacgaggaaTAG
- a CDS encoding methylthioribulose-1-phosphate dehydratase, putative (TriTrypDB/GeneDB-style sysID: LpmP.28.1950) yields the protein MSVILPESHPEHPFNLIPELCRRFYDLGWATGTGGGISIKMGDNYYVAPSGVQKERIKSNEIFVLNSSQDIVEEPRTDKQLKMSECTPLFFNAYRMRNAGACLHTHSVKCVLISLLCDREFRISHIEMLKGITNNETKKALGFRDTLIVPIIENTDFEKDLTASMAECMEKYPESCAVLVRRHGMYVWSDTWQKAKGAVECIDYLMGLAIQMKQLGLEWEPKDVK from the coding sequence ATGTCTGTCATTCTCCCCGAATCTCATCCAGAGCACCCGTTCAACCTCATCCCGGAGCTCTGCCGCAGGTTTTACGACCTCGGCTGGGCCACCGGTACAGGCGGCGGCATCTCCATCAAGATGGGCGACAACTATTATGTTGCCCCTAGCGGTGTGCAGAAGGAGCGTATCAAGTCGAACGAGATTTTCGTGTTAAACTCCAGCCAGGATATCGTTGAAGAGCCGCGCACAGATAAGCAACTAAAGATGTCGGAGTGCACGCCGCTGTTCTTCAACGCCTACCGCATGCGCAACGCTGGGGCGTGCTTGCACACGCACTCTGTGAAGTGCGTCCTCATCAGCCTCCTGTGCGATCGCGAGTTCCGCATCTCGCACATCGAGATGCTCAAGGGCATCACCAAcaacgaaacaaaaaaagcgcTGGGGTTTCGCGACACCCTCATCGTGCCGATTATAGAGAACACCGACTTTGAGAAGGACCTAACGGCCTCCATGGCGGAGTGTATGGAGAAATATCCGGAGTCATGCGCGGTGCTCGTGCGCCGGCATGGCATGTATGTGTGGTCCGACACCTGGCAGAAGGCGAAGGGTGCAGTGGAGTGCATCGACTACTTGATGGGTCTGGCCATTCAGATGAAGCAGCTGGGTCTTGAGTGGGAGCCAAAGGACGTCAAGTAA
- a CDS encoding C-terminal motor kinesin, putative (TriTrypDB/GeneDB-style sysID: LpmP.28.1960): protein MLPSGRGRGATGLRSHVDHAITGATSLSTAGAKSGNAASPSDPPPTESERQLWATWREKRERLEREVQSLAQYSHKLTEETQAVQDAIEGMLTEFEDEKQRVEEHHNATVARYQGFMSALRVREEACLSARQRALDRICTSRETVSQLQREQAATQGAIISATDERDGLEQQLASANDAAAERTISLQQLQQEEDRMRDATYGLSGEVKELVLEMERLRKEKHRMDVESMETEVARRELYSLCEELKGSIRVYCRVKGAALPVEPQLPRDDTLCDEASEPQAIGLSKPEDIGTHLSESAEATAVASVEMPPLCRLLSRSGSLESSLSAAVLAVSSIPTTNTEAMVMTTDARHNTPGGGLRSGNSTTRSSVATASIMGDGEADAAADEGAAPVFSFPDQGEGDPLSDANHKAGQGGLPQVRGATPTGTTGSTTTTLAHAVTPLLCTSTAQGGEEEGGHFLTAAAVVGLPYGCGRCITIHQTRSNATSTGLSSFTETFTYDKVFTGEARQAEVYCDVEPLVRNAVDGYRVCIFAYGQTGSGKTFTMEGDVRGRPELYGVTPRALQTVLQRQAELANEGWSYELSCTFIEIYNDVIRDLFQSGSTRYEAAVQQQQQQAAMTASTTSSAVYHTIKHSGDRTYITNVVERNIRSMGEFLQLYKHAVLQRSTAKTGLNDASSRSHCIFTLHISGTNGTIRQRSDGVLCLVDLAGSERVNDSGVQGKQFKEAVNINRSLLDLGKCIRALRCGAVVPWRNCKLTYLLQNYLGAKGGKMLMIVTVSHAKAHALESLNSLRFAAQVQETYVGTSVKRVTSI, encoded by the coding sequence ATGTTACCTTCAGGAAGAGGGCGTGGCGCTACTGGCCTTCGCTCTCACGTAGATCATGCTATCACAGGCGCGACCTCCCTCTCTACGGCGGGTGCCAAGAGTGGCAACGCCGCCTCACCTTCAGACCCACCTCCCACTGAGTCTGAAAGACAGCTTTGGGCCACGTGGCGGGAAAAGCGCGAACGGCTCGAGCGTGAGGTGCAGTCACTGGCTCAGTACTCGCATAAGTTGACGGAGGAAACACAGGCGGTCCAAGACGCCATCGAGGGCATGCTCACCGAGTTCGAAGACGAGAAGCAGCGAGTCGAAGAACACCACAACGCCACGGTGGCGCGCTACCAGGGCTTCATGAGTGCCCTGCGCGTACGCGAGGAAGCCTGTCTGTCAGCGAGGCAGCGAGCACTGGATCGCATCTGCACGTCTCGAGAGACTGTGAGTCAACTGCAGCGAGAGCAGGCAGCAACGCAGGGTGCCATCATCTCGGCGACAGACGAGCGTGATGGgctggagcagcagttgGCCAGCGCAAAtgacgcggcggcggagcgtACGATCAGCCTtcaacagctgcagcaagaggaggatCGCATGCGGGATGCCACCTATGGCCTTAGcggggaggtgaaggagttGGTACTGGAGATGGAGCGACTccgaaaagagaagcaccgcATGGATGTGGAGTCGATGGAGACCGAGGTGGCTCGGCGGGAGCTCTACTCTCTCTGCGAGGAGCTAAAAGGCTCTATTCGTGTCTACTGCCGTGTGAAGGGTGCTGCCCTGCCAGTAGAGCCGCAACTCCCACGTGACGACACCCTGTGCGACGAGGCGTCGGAGCCGCAAGCCATTGGTTTGTCGAAGCCAGAGGATATCGGCACCCATTTGAGTGAGAGCGCTGAAGCTACTGCCGTTGCGTCTGTCGAGatgccccctctctgccgGCTACTCAGCCGCAGTGGCTCGCTAGAGTCGTCTCTCTCAGCCGCCGTGCTGGCGGTCTCGAGTATTCCCACGACCAACACAGAGGCAATGGTGATGACAACAGACGCCCGGCACAATACCCCTGGTGGTGGGTTGCGTAGCGGAAACTCCACGACGAGATCAAGCGTGGCCACGGCAAGCATCATGGGGGACGGCGAggccgacgcagctgcagatgAAGGGGCAGCACccgtcttttccttcccggatcagggggagggggatcCCCTCAGCGACGCTAACCACAAGGCAGGCCAGGGTGGGCTCCCGCAAGTGCGTGGAGCAACGCCGACGGGGACGACGGGCAGCACCACGACAACCCTCGCTCACGCCGTGACGCCGCTCCTCTGCACTTCGACTGCGCAGGgcggggaagaagaagggggacaTTTtctcactgctgctgccgtggtaGGTCTGCCGTACGGTTGCGGGCGATGCATCACGATCCATCAGACGCGCTCCAACGCCACTTCGACAGGCCTCAGCAGCTTCACGGAGACCTTCACCTACGATAAAGTTTTCACTGGCGAGGCACGACAGGCGGAAGTGTACTGCGATGTGGAGCCACTCGTGCGCAACGCCGTTGACGGCTACCGTGTGTGCATTTTCGCGTATGGACAGacaggcagcggcaagacCTTTACCATGGAGGGCGACGTGCGAGGCAGACCGGAGTTGTACGGCGTTACTCCACGCGCCCTTCAGACGGTACTACAGCGGCAAGCCGAGCTCGCCAACGAGGGCTGGAGCTACGAGCTTTCCTGCACGTTTATTGAGATCTACAACGATGTCATCCGTGACCTGTTTCAAAGTGGATCGACAAGAtacgaggcggcggtgcagcagcagcagcagcaggccgcCATGACAGcgtccaccacctcttctgCTGTGTACCACACAATCAAGCACAGTGGGGACCGCACGTACATCACCAACGTGGTAGAACGAAATATACGTAGCATGGGGGAGTTCCTGCAGCTCTACAAgcacgcggtgctgcagcgcagcaccgccaagACGGGCCTTAACGatgcctcctcgcgctcgcACTGCATCTTTACGCTGCACATTTCTGGCACAAACGGGACTATTCGTCAACGCAGCGACGGAGTGCTTTGCCTTGTCGACCTCGCAGGCAGCGAGCGCGTcaacgacagcggcgtgcaGGGGAAGCAATTCAAGGAAGCCGTGAACATCAACCGCTCTCTGTTGGACCTCGGCAAGTGTATccgcgcgctgcgctgcggggCAGTGGTGCCATGGCGTAACTGCAAGCTCACATATCTCCTCCAGAATTACCTTGGCGCCAAGGGCGGAAAGATGCTGATGATCGTGACGGTCTCTCATGCAAAGGCACACGCGCTGGAGAGCTTGAACTCACTACGGTTTGCGGCTCAAGTTCAGGAAACATACGTGGGCACGTCTGTGAAGCGCGTGACGAGCATTTAG
- the RPA1 gene encoding replication factor A, 51kDa subunit, putative (TriTrypDB/GeneDB-style sysID: LpmP.28.1930): MQQPGSHQIQPIDSLTPFLGGKWWIRARVTDKTDIRTWNKPTSQGKLFSFTLIDESAAIRATVFNDAVDTFEPLIVNGQVYYFSGGQVKNANRRFSNVNNDYELTFDRSSEIMLARQDTSTAALPMQRYNFVPIEFLKQREVGSLVDVLGVVLKVDDVSSITQKSTGRELVKRNVKMGDMTAAVEVTFWNDEAQTWGYPIGTVVALRQLKVGSFDGVTLSSTYQTKIDVNPTDLPDVKKLATWYVSTGGANVTSLSSQGLGAINGAGGESDRGRKYLDEIQSEGIGRGLKPEYVDVRCVPIYFKQDAQWYDACPTCNKKVTEEGAQGDRFRCEKCDKTVTPTQRYLVSIQVTDNVSQAWLTLFNEAGIEFFGMEAAELKRRAQEDPLYIAKLAQGRMNRPVVMRLRVKEETSSNAMTGEESDRLRMSVVRISEFMPIAGTSEDTRRRLAQNLRAECDEILRLIEAYV, translated from the coding sequence ATGCAGCAGCCGGGCAGCCACCAGATCCAGCCCATCGACTCCCTTACACCGTTTCTCGGTGGCAAGTGGTGGATTCGGGCACGTGTGACAGACAAGACGGACATCCGTACCTGGAACAAGCCGACGTCGCAAGGAAAGCTCTTCTCCTTTACCCTCATTGACGAGTCTGCCGCGATTCGGGCGACAGTCTTCAACGACGCCGTGGACACCTTCGAACCGCTCATCGTCAATGGACAGGTGTACTACTTCAGCGGTGGCCAGGTGAAGAATGCAAACCGGCGTTTCAGCAACGTGAACAATGACTACGAGCTCACGTTCGACCGCAGCTCGGAGATTATGTTGGCGCGGCAGGACACATCAACCGCGGCGCTACCGATGCAGCGCTACAACTTTGTGCCAATCGAGTTTCTAAAGCAGCGCGAGGTCGGCTCCCTCGTTGACGTGCTTGGTGTCGTGCTCAAGGTAGACGATGTGTCATCTATCACGCAGAAGTCGACAGGCCGCGAGCTGGTAAAGCGGAACGTCAAGATGGGCGACATGACGGCAGCTGTGGAGGTCACCTTCTGGAATGACGAGGCGCAGACTTGGGGCTACCCGATCGGCACCgttgtggcgctgcggcagttgAAGGTCGGCAGTTTTGACGGCGtgaccctctcctccacctaCCAGACTAAGATCGACGTCAACCCCACAGACCTGCCGGACGTCAAGAAACTCGCGACGTGGTACGTGTCGACTGGCGGCGCGAACGTgacgtcgttgtcgtcgcaGGGGCTTGGCGCAATAaacggcgccggtggcgagAGCGACCGCGGGCGCAAGTACCTCGACGAGATCCAGTCGGAAGGGATTGGCCGGGGACTGAAGCCCGAGTACGTCGACGTCCGATGCGTCCCCATCTACTTCAAACAGGACGCCCAGTGGTACGACGCGTGCCCGACGTGCAACAAGAAGGTGACCGAGGAGGGTGCTCAGGGAGATCGCTTCCGCTGCGAGAAGTGCGACAAGACGGTTACACCAACGCAGCGCTACCTCGTCTCCATCCAGGTCACGGACAACGTCTCTCAGGCGTGGCTAACGCTGTTCAACGAAGCCGGCATCGAGTTCTTCgggatggaggcggcggagctgaagAGGCGTGCACAGGAGGACCCCCTCTACATCGCGAAGTTAGCACAGGGCCGCATGAACAGGCCGGTGGTGATGCGTCTGCgcgtgaaggaggagacgaGCTCGAACGCCATGACCGGCGAGGAGTCGGACCGGCTGCGCATGTCGGTGGTGCGCATTTCAGAGTTCATGCCGATTGCCGGCACCTCCGAGGacacacgccgccgcctcgcgcagAACCTGCGCGCGGAGTGCGATGAAATTCTACGCCTCATCGAGGCGTACGTGTGA
- a CDS encoding hypothetical protein (TriTrypDB/GeneDB-style sysID: LpmP.28.1970), whose translation MVFSIPSYIGVGDRYKKPIDARAHGATFLVSRPKTGTNPDALFDKELHHFWNGERGGDPEMVRRRQQLESSKRNLTPNGFLYSSPTPEPAGLGSYFGCFQSTPYSHMPEHPRAHEQAIERRELPPRGVYTSPAKKGTGYGYAHITLSDVGSDYIATIYEQQRINARREREEWVKKMPAEPFHPAGREGFTFDESPATGTSRCYIMTTPFREKRPERVFTHFRIDQPWRPAGYVEDRPTAMEYWEDPYRGYDPRKEPKEYVKKPSDASFVPSSRNDNFWYTQSIVFKRV comes from the coding sequence ATGGTCTTCTCTATCCCATCCTACATCGGCGTAGGCGATCGGTACAAGAAACCCATTGATGCCCGCGCGCACGGCGCCACGTTCCTTGTCTCGCGCCCTAAGACGGGCACGAACCCCGATGCGCTCTTCGATAAGGAGCTCCACCACTTCTGGAATGGCGAGCGCGGCGGTGATCCCGAAAtggtgcgccgccgtcagcaaCTGGAAAGCTCCAAGAGGAACTTGACCCCGAACGGGTTTCTCTACTCCAGTCCTACGCCGGAGCCGGCCGGTCTCGGCTCGTACTTTGGGTGCTTCCAATCAACTCCATATTCACACATGCCAGAGCACCCAAGGGCGCACGAGCAGGCCATCGAGAGGCgtgagctgccgccgcgtggCGTGTACACATCACCGGCGAAGAAGGGCACCGGCTACGGCTACGCCCACATCACGCTGTCCGACGTAGGGAGCGACTACATCGCCACCATctacgagcagcagcgcatcaacGCACGTCGCGAGCGGGAGGAGTGGGTGAAGAAGATGCCAGCAGAGCCGTTCCATCCCGCCGGCCGCGAGGGGTTCACCTTTGACGAGAGCCCCGCGACAGGGACGTCTCGCTGCTACATTATGACAACTCCTTTCCGGGAGAAGCGGCCCGAGCGGGTCTTTACCCACTTCCGCATCGACCAGCCGTGGCGCCCTGCCGGCTACGTTGAGGACAGGCCCACCGCGATGGAGTACTGGGAGGACCCATACCGCGGCTATGACCCCCGCAAGGAACCGAAGGAGTACGTCAAGAAGCCCTCTGATGCTAGCTTTGTGCCAAGCTCGCGCAACGACAACTTCTGGTACACGCAGAGCATTGTGTTCAAGCGTGtttga
- a CDS encoding mitochondrial RNA binding complex 1 subunit, putative (TriTrypDB/GeneDB-style sysID: LpmP.28.1920) translates to MYGSVNVSAAADASAGRATASCFLIDARRFYFASSRVCMDETSSTAGQHQQKTSDSGAPAETSSAAANDRESALDVAMRVNKMKKAHQSGGAGANKKEMEQEAWNALNSLTEDQINNAEGKAVSLLLNAWAYFAKFWAKGKDGPL, encoded by the coding sequence ATGTATGGGTCAGTGAATGTGTCGGCAGCCGCGGACGCTTCTGCGGGGAGGGCTACCGCCTCCTGCTTCCTGATCGACGCACGCCGTTTCTActttgcctcctcgcgcgtcTGCATGGATGAAACCTCGAGTACTGCAGGGCAGCATCAACAGAAGACATCAGATTCCGGTGCACCCGCGGAaacctcctccgccgctgccaacgATAGAGAAAGTGCTCTGGACGTCGCCATGCGTGTCAACAAGATGAAAAAGGCGCACCagagcggtggcgccggcgccaacAAGAAGGAGATGGAGCAGGAGGCGTGGAATGCCTTGAACTCGCTGACAGAAGACCAAATCAACAACGCAGAAGGGAAGGCAGTATCGTTGCTCTTGAATGCGTGGGCGTACTTCGCCAAATTCTGGGCTAAGGGAAAGGATGGCCCGCTGTGA